From Pseudorca crassidens isolate mPseCra1 chromosome 7, mPseCra1.hap1, whole genome shotgun sequence, a single genomic window includes:
- the INPP5E gene encoding phosphatidylinositol polyphosphate 5-phosphatase type IV isoform X2 has translation MLKGRLPNTDEDLAARPGSPAADDRRGPEKSPVRPLDTPAQVGNEDPQARGRPFSPKPPPPRPRLERALSLDEKGWRKRRFRTSREDLATRNGPSPSGGSLQDEAPGTATRGGSPPCLSTSLQEIPTTRRALGSGGPSSLGNCLSGMISTSLDLLHRDGASAGSTPRLASLLPPRPLPAMDWNVASDALRTANKVDLDHADRQLRWQARPFWAHSGLHPGRPPSPLARDDCSLHSARSAVSLLAPVRTKDVRSRSYLEGSLLASGALMGADELARYFPDRNVALFVATWNMQGQKELPPNLDELLLPAEADFAQDLYVVGVQEGCSDRREWETRLQETLGPHYVMLYSAAHGALYMSVLIRRDLIWFCSAGDGKVGERLLDYSKTVQGLALPKNVPDTSPYRSDAADVTSRFDGVFWFGDFNFRLSGGRAAVEAILKQDPGASVQELLQHDQLTREMKRGSIFKGFQEPDIHFLPSYKFDVGKDSYDTTSKQRTPSYTDRVMYRSRHRDDICPVKYSSCPGIRTSDHRPVYGLFRVRVRPGRDNIPLAAGKFDRELYLLGIKRRISREIQRQQALKSQHSSAICTVS, from the exons ATGCTCAAGGGACGGCTTCCAAACACTGACGAAGACCTCGCCGCCCGCCCGGGGTCCCCGGCCGCTGATGACCGTCGGGGACCCGAGAAGAGCCCAGTGCGCCCCCTCGACACCCCGGCGCAAGTCGGCAACGAGGACCCACAGGCCAGGGGGAGACCCTTCAGTCCGAAGCCGCCGCCGCCGAGGCCCAGGCTGGAGCGAGCGTTGTCCCTGGATGAGAAGGGCTGGAGGAAGAGGCGTTTTCGAACCAGCCGCGAGGACCTGGCCACGAGGaatgggcccagcccctccgggGGCTCCCTGCAGGACGAGGCCCCCGGGACCGCCACCCGCGGTGGCTCCCCGCCCTGCCTGAGCACCTCCCTGCAGGAAATCCCCACAACTCGCAGGGCCCTGGGCAGCGGAGGCCCCTCCTCGCTGGGTAACTGTCTTTCCGGAATGATCAGCACTTCCCTGGACCTCCTACACCGGGACGGGGCCTCGGCCGGGAGCACCCCGCGGCTGGCCAGCCTGCTTCCCCCGCGCCCACTGCCCGCCATGGACTGGAACGTCGCCTCCGACGCCCTGCGGACAGCAAACAAGGTGGACTTGGATCACGCGGACCGCCAGCTGCGGTGGCAGGCCAGACCGTTCTGGGCCCACAGCGGCCTGCACCCCGGCCGGCCCCCGAGCCCCCTGGCCCGGGACGACTGCTCCCTACACTCGGCCAGGTCCGCCGTCAGCCTCCTGGCGCCCGTCCGCACCAAGGACGTCCGCAGCAG GAGCTACCTGGAGGGGAGTCTCCTGGCAAGCGGGGCCCTGATGGGGGCAGACGAGCTGGCCCGCTACTTCCCAGACCGGAACGTGGCCCTCTTCGTGGCCACGTGGAACATGCAGGGACAGAAG GAGCTGCCCCCGAACCTGGACGAGCTCCTGCTGCCGGCCGAGGCTGACTTTGCTCAGGACCTGTACGTCGTCGGGGTCCAGGAGGGCTGCTCGGACAG GCGGGAGTGGGAGACGAGGTTGCAGGAGACGCTGGGCCCCCACTACGTCATGCTGTACTCGGCGGCCCACGGGGCGCTCTACATGTCCGTGCTCATCCGCAGGGACCTCATCTGGTTCTGCTCCG CTGGAGACGGGAAGGTGGGCGAGCGGCTGCTGGACTACAGCAAGACTGTCCAGGGCCTGGCGCTGCCCAAGAATGTGCCGGACACCAGCCCCTACCGCTCCGACGCCG CGGACGTCACCTCCCGCTTTGACGGGGTCTTCTGGTTCGGAGACTTCAACTTCCGCCTGAGTGGCGGGCGGGCGGCCGTGGAAGCCATCCTGAAGCAGGACCCGGGTGCCAGCGTGCAGGAGCTGCTGCAGCACGACCAGCTCACGCGGGAGATGAAGAGAG GGTCCATCTTCAAGGGCTTCCAGGAGCCAGACATCCACTTCCTGCCGTCGTACAAGTTCGACGTCGGGAAGGACTCGTATGATACCACCTCCAAGCAGAGGACCCCTTCGTACACG GACCGCGTCATGTACAGGAGCCGCCACAGGGACGACATCTGCCCCGTCAAGTACTCCTCCTGCCCCGGGATCAGGACGTCCGACCACCGGCCTGTGTACGGCCTGTTCCGGGTCAGAGTGAGGCCAGGGAGAGACAA CATCCCACTAGCCGCCGGCAAGTTTGACCGCGAACTGTACCTGTTAGGAATTAAGAGACGGATTTCCAGGGAGATCCAGAGACAGCAGGCGCTGAAGAGCCAGCACTCCAGCGCCATCTGTACCGTCTCTTGA
- the INPP5E gene encoding phosphatidylinositol polyphosphate 5-phosphatase type IV isoform X1 gives MLKGRLPNTDEDLAARPGSPAADDRRGPEKSPVRPLDTPAQVGNEDPQARGRPFSPKPPPPRPRLERALSLDEKGWRKRRFRTSREDLATRNGPSPSGGSLQDEAPGTATRGGSPPCLSTSLQEIPTTRRALGSGGPSSLGNCLSGMISTSLDLLHRDGASAGSTPRLASLLPPRPLPAMDWNVASDALRTANKVDLDHADRQLRWQARPFWAHSGLHPGRPPSPLARDDCSLHSARSAVSLLAPVRTKDVRSRSYLEGSLLASGALMGADELARYFPDRNVALFVATWNMQGQKELPPNLDELLLPAEADFAQDLYVVGVQEGCSDRREWETRLQETLGPHYVMLYSAAHGALYMSVLIRRDLIWFCSEVESSTVTTRIVSQIKTKGALGVSFTFFGTSLLFITSHFTSGDGKVGERLLDYSKTVQGLALPKNVPDTSPYRSDAADVTSRFDGVFWFGDFNFRLSGGRAAVEAILKQDPGASVQELLQHDQLTREMKRGSIFKGFQEPDIHFLPSYKFDVGKDSYDTTSKQRTPSYTDRVMYRSRHRDDICPVKYSSCPGIRTSDHRPVYGLFRVRVRPGRDNIPLAAGKFDRELYLLGIKRRISREIQRQQALKSQHSSAICTVS, from the exons ATGCTCAAGGGACGGCTTCCAAACACTGACGAAGACCTCGCCGCCCGCCCGGGGTCCCCGGCCGCTGATGACCGTCGGGGACCCGAGAAGAGCCCAGTGCGCCCCCTCGACACCCCGGCGCAAGTCGGCAACGAGGACCCACAGGCCAGGGGGAGACCCTTCAGTCCGAAGCCGCCGCCGCCGAGGCCCAGGCTGGAGCGAGCGTTGTCCCTGGATGAGAAGGGCTGGAGGAAGAGGCGTTTTCGAACCAGCCGCGAGGACCTGGCCACGAGGaatgggcccagcccctccgggGGCTCCCTGCAGGACGAGGCCCCCGGGACCGCCACCCGCGGTGGCTCCCCGCCCTGCCTGAGCACCTCCCTGCAGGAAATCCCCACAACTCGCAGGGCCCTGGGCAGCGGAGGCCCCTCCTCGCTGGGTAACTGTCTTTCCGGAATGATCAGCACTTCCCTGGACCTCCTACACCGGGACGGGGCCTCGGCCGGGAGCACCCCGCGGCTGGCCAGCCTGCTTCCCCCGCGCCCACTGCCCGCCATGGACTGGAACGTCGCCTCCGACGCCCTGCGGACAGCAAACAAGGTGGACTTGGATCACGCGGACCGCCAGCTGCGGTGGCAGGCCAGACCGTTCTGGGCCCACAGCGGCCTGCACCCCGGCCGGCCCCCGAGCCCCCTGGCCCGGGACGACTGCTCCCTACACTCGGCCAGGTCCGCCGTCAGCCTCCTGGCGCCCGTCCGCACCAAGGACGTCCGCAGCAG GAGCTACCTGGAGGGGAGTCTCCTGGCAAGCGGGGCCCTGATGGGGGCAGACGAGCTGGCCCGCTACTTCCCAGACCGGAACGTGGCCCTCTTCGTGGCCACGTGGAACATGCAGGGACAGAAG GAGCTGCCCCCGAACCTGGACGAGCTCCTGCTGCCGGCCGAGGCTGACTTTGCTCAGGACCTGTACGTCGTCGGGGTCCAGGAGGGCTGCTCGGACAG GCGGGAGTGGGAGACGAGGTTGCAGGAGACGCTGGGCCCCCACTACGTCATGCTGTACTCGGCGGCCCACGGGGCGCTCTACATGTCCGTGCTCATCCGCAGGGACCTCATCTGGTTCTGCTCCG AGGTGGAGAGCTCCACAGTGACCACGCGCATCGTGTCGCAGATCAAAACCAAGGGGGCCCTGGGCGTCAGCTTCACCTTTTTCGGCACCTCCCTCCTCTTCATCACGTCCCACTTCACCT CTGGAGACGGGAAGGTGGGCGAGCGGCTGCTGGACTACAGCAAGACTGTCCAGGGCCTGGCGCTGCCCAAGAATGTGCCGGACACCAGCCCCTACCGCTCCGACGCCG CGGACGTCACCTCCCGCTTTGACGGGGTCTTCTGGTTCGGAGACTTCAACTTCCGCCTGAGTGGCGGGCGGGCGGCCGTGGAAGCCATCCTGAAGCAGGACCCGGGTGCCAGCGTGCAGGAGCTGCTGCAGCACGACCAGCTCACGCGGGAGATGAAGAGAG GGTCCATCTTCAAGGGCTTCCAGGAGCCAGACATCCACTTCCTGCCGTCGTACAAGTTCGACGTCGGGAAGGACTCGTATGATACCACCTCCAAGCAGAGGACCCCTTCGTACACG GACCGCGTCATGTACAGGAGCCGCCACAGGGACGACATCTGCCCCGTCAAGTACTCCTCCTGCCCCGGGATCAGGACGTCCGACCACCGGCCTGTGTACGGCCTGTTCCGGGTCAGAGTGAGGCCAGGGAGAGACAA CATCCCACTAGCCGCCGGCAAGTTTGACCGCGAACTGTACCTGTTAGGAATTAAGAGACGGATTTCCAGGGAGATCCAGAGACAGCAGGCGCTGAAGAGCCAGCACTCCAGCGCCATCTGTACCGTCTCTTGA
- the PMPCA gene encoding mitochondrial-processing peptidase subunit alpha produces the protein MAAMVLAATGLLRGSGSWGRSRLRFGAPAYRQFSSGGAYPSVPLSSPLPGVPKPVFATVDGQEKFETRVTTLENGLRVASQNKFGQFCTVGILINSGSRYEAKYLSGIAHFLEKLAFSSTDRFDSKDEILLTLEKHGGICDCQTSRDTTMYAVSADSKGLDTVVGLLADVVLHPRLTDEEIELTRMAVRFELEDLGMRPDPEPLLTEMIHEAAYRENTVGLHRFCPTENIAKIDRSVLHSYLRNYYTPDRMVLAGVGVGHEQLVECARKYLLGTRPAWGSGAAVHVDGSVAQYTGGIVKLERDMSSVSLGPTPFPELTHIMIGLESCSFLEGDFLPFAVLNMMMGGGGSFSAGGPGKGMFTRLYLNVLNRHHWMYNATSYHHSYEDTGLLCIHASADPRQVREMVEIITREFVLMAGTVDVVELERAKTQLMSMLMMNLEARPVIFEDVGRQVLATRSRKLPHELCALIRDVKPEDIKRVASAMLRRKPAVAALGDLSDLPAYEHVQAALANKDGRLPRTYRLFR, from the exons ATGGCGGCTATGGTGCTGGCGGCGACGGGGCTGTTGCGAGGCTCGGGCTCGTGGGGCCGCTCGCGGCTGAG GTTTGGAGCCCCTGCGTACAGGCAGTTCAGTAGTGGCGGTGCCTATCCCAGCGTCCCCCTCTCTTCCCCCTTGCCCGGAGTACCCAAGCCTGTTTTTGCCACAGTTGATGGACAAGAAAAGTTTGAAACCAGAGTCACCACACTGGAGAATGGGCTTCGTGTGGCGTCCCAAAATAAGTTTGGACAGTTTTGTACAGTAGGAA TTCTTATTAACTCTGGATCAAGATATGAAGCAAAATATCTCAGTGGAATTGCTCACTTTTTGGAAAAATTGGCATTTTCG TCTACTGATCGATTTGACAGCAAAGATGAAATTTTGCTTACCTTGGAGAAGCACGGGGGTATTTGTGACTGCCAGACATCAAG AGACACCACCATGTATGCTGTGTCTGCTGATTCCAAAGGCCTGGACACGGTAGTTGGCTTGCTGGCAGACGTGGTCCTGCACCCCAGGCTAACAG ATGAAGAAATCGAGCTGACGCGTATGGCTGTCCGGTTTGAGCTGGAGGACCTCGGCATGCGGCCCGACCCGGAGCCCCTTCTCACCGAGATGATTCACGAG gCCGCCTACAGGGAGAACACAGTTGGCCTCCACCGCTTCTGCCCTACGGAGAACATAGCAAAGATCGATCGATCGGTGCTTCACTCCTACCTGAGAAACTACTACACCCCGGACCGCATGGTgctggccggggtgggggtggggcacgaGCAGCTGGTGGAATGCGCCCGGAAGTACCTGCTGGGCACCCGCCCTGCCTGGGGCAGTGGGGCGGCCGTGCACGTGGACGGATCGGTGGCACAGTACACGGGGGGCATCGTCAAG CTGGAAAGGGACATGTCCAGTGTCAGCCTGGGCCCCACCCCGTTCCCTGAGCTCACACACATCATGATTGGCCTGGAGAGCTGTTCCTTCTTG GAGGGGGACTTCCTCCCTTTCGCGGTGCTGAACATGATGATGGGCGGCGGCGGCTCCTTCTCGGCCGGCGGGCCCGGCAAGGGCATGTTCACCAGGCTCTACCTCAACGTGCTCAACAG GCACCACTGGATGTACAACGCGACCTCCTACCACCACAGCTACGAGGACACAGGCCTCCTGTGCATTCACGCCAGCGCCGACCCCAGACAG GTTAGAGAAATGGTGGAAATCATCACGAGAGAGTTTGTTTTAATGGCTGGAACTGTGGATGTG GTGGAGCTGGAGCGGGCCAAGACGCAGCTCATGTCCATGCTCATGATGAACCTGGAGGCCAGGCCCGTCATCTTCGAGGACGTGGGGAGGCAGGTGCTGGCCACCCGCTCCAGGAAGCTGCCCCACGAGCTGTGCGCGCTCATCC GCGATGTGAAGCCAGAGGACATCAAGAGAGTTGCTTCTGCAATGCTCCGCAGGAAGCCCGCAGTAGCCGCCCTGGGGGACCTGAGCGATCTGCCGGCGTACGAGCACGTCCAGGCGGCACTGGCGAATAAGGACGGGCGCCTGCCCAGGACGTACCGGCTCTTCCGGTAG